The following proteins are co-located in the Manihot esculenta cultivar AM560-2 chromosome 7, M.esculenta_v8, whole genome shotgun sequence genome:
- the LOC110618704 gene encoding putative tRNA (cytidine(34)-2'-O)-methyltransferase: MDSACSLRTLNAISPLPFHLRSRTLLLRPFYLTQFRKRHFFSSLSFSQRFSPLCSVSERGNGNSLPNGVGEAVSEVPRNKFLQVVLVSPQIPGNTGCIARTCAASAVGLHLVGPLGFQVDSTKLKRAGLDYWPYVVVKVHDSWTEFREYFRQQEGDKRLLAFTKRGTTTHSEFSYRRGDYLIFGSETSGLPPEALVDCKNEVIGGGTIRIPMVETYVRCLNLSVSVGIALYEASRQLNYEQLKFPSETWSNNEQTFITEDIFA; encoded by the exons ATGGACTCTGCCTGTAGCTTAAGAACCCTAAACGCCATAAGCCCTTTACCGTTCCATTTGCGTTCAAGAACCCTTCTTTTGCGTCCTTTCTACTTAACCCAATTCAGGAAGAGGCATTTCTTCTCCTCCCTTTCTTTCTCTCAACGCTTCTCTCCTCTCTGTTCTGTGT CTGAAAGAGGAAATGGGAATTCTTTGCCCAATGGAGTAGGCGAGGCTGTTAGTGAAGTCCCGCGAAATAAGTTTCTTCAAGTGGTATTAGTTTCTCCTCAG ATTCCAGGAAACACAGGTTGCATTGCCAGAACATGTGCAGCATCGGCTGTTGGGCTACACTTAGTTGGG CCCTTGGGATTCCAAGTTGACAGTACAAAACTAAAGCGCGCAGGACTGGATTACTGGCC ATACGTAGTTGTGAAAGTTCATGACTCTTGGACAGAGTTTCGAGAATACTTCAGGCAACAG GAAGGCGATAAGCGATTGTTAGCATTTACTAAAAGAGGAACAACAACTCATTCA GAATTCTCCTATAGAAGAGGTGATTACCTTATTTTTGGCTCAGAAACGAGTGGCCTACCACCCGAGGCCTTGGTGGACTGTAAAAACGAAGTCATTGGTGGGGGAACCATTCGGATTCCAATGGTTGAAACATATGTTAGATGTCTGAATCTGTCTGTGAGTGTTGGAATTGCTTTGTATGAAGCTTCAAGGCAACTAAACTATGAGCAGCTTAAATTCCCTTCCGAAACTTGGTCGAATAACGAGCAAACATTCATTACTGAGGATATATTTGCATGA
- the LOC110619728 gene encoding DNA damage-repair/toleration protein DRT100 — protein MDVLFLSLGLLLAIFSTVNSCPASDLQALLAFKSSLNEPYLGIFNTWTGTDCSKWYGISCDPTTGRVTDINLRGESEDPIFEKAGRSGYMTGFINPSICKLDSLTTLTIADWKGISGEIPECIVSLKSLRILDLVGNKISGRIPMDIGNLQRLTVLNLADNEISGTIPASLTKLGNLKHLDLSNNQVSGELPADFGSLKMLSRALLSRNKLTGSIPSSIAKMNRLADLDLSRNQISGWLPSWLGNMPVLSILNLDSNMISGKIPSSLLSCTGLGILNLSRNSIEGNIPDVFGAKSYFMALDLSYNNLKGQVPRSLSSAKYIGHLDLSHNHLCGPIPVGSPFDQLEGSSFSNNDCLCGNPLKTC, from the coding sequence ATGGATGTGTTGTTTCTTTCACTTGGTCTCCTTCTCGCCATTTTCTCCACCGTTAACTCCTGTCCAGCGTCCGACCTGCAGGCTTTATTAGCCTTCAAATCCTCACTAAACGAGCCTTACTTGGGGATCTTCAATACTTGGACAGGCACCGACTGCTCCAAATGGTATGGCATCAGCTGTGACCCAACCACCGGCCGAGTCACTGACATCAACCTTCGCGGTGAATCCGAAGACCCCATCTTTGAAAAAGCCGGCCGATCTGGTTACATGACCGGTTTCATCAACCCTTCGATATGTAAGCTCGATAGTCTCACTACTTTAACCATCGCAGACTGGAAAGGTATTTCCGGAGAGATCCCGGAATGTATAGTTTCTTTGAAGTCACTTCGAATTCTTGATCTCGTCGGGAATAAAATCTCCGGTAGAATCCCGATGGATATTGGAAACCTGCAGAGACTCACTGTGTTAAACCTTGCCGACAATGAGATCTCTGGAACAATTCCAGCTTCCTTAACCAAGTTGGGGAATCTCAAGCATTTGGATTTAAGTAACAACCAAGTGTCCGGTGAGCTGCCAGCTGATTTCGGTAGCTTGAAAATGTTGAGTCGGGCCTTACTGAGTCGAAATAAACTCACTGGGTCAATTCCGAGTTCCATAGCCAAGATGAATCGCCTTGCAGACTTAGATTTATCCAGGAATCAGATTTCCGGTTGGCTACCTTCATGGTTAGGCAACATGCCGGTTCTCTCAATCCTCAACTTGGACAGCAACATGATATCAGGCAAGATACCGTCGTCTTTATTGAGCTGCACCGGTCTGGGAATTTTAAATCTGAGCCGGAACTCTATAGAGGGCAACATACCGGACGTTTTCGGGGCGAAATCTTATTTTATGGCCCTTGATCTGTCTTACAACAATTTGAAGGGACAGGTACCGCGTTCATTATCGTCGGCGAAGTATATCGGACATTTGGATTTGAGCCACAACCATCTGTGTGGGCCCATTCCAGTGGGTTCACCGTTCGATCAGCTCGAAGGATCATCATTTTCTAACAACGATTGTCTATGTGGAAACCCATTGAAGACATGCTGA
- the LOC110619732 gene encoding zinc finger A20 and AN1 domain-containing stress-associated protein 5, with amino-acid sequence MAQKTEKEETEFKVPETLTLCVNNCGVTGNPATNNMCQKCFNATTAASTSNSTAAAPNTSTIAPASGVSSCSEILTKSPRSSKSPSPVRNPLPESSRKVETSSDRGKSDESLAGSGVNRCSGCRRKVGLTGFRCRCGELFCWEHRYSDRHDCSYDYKAAGREAIARENPVVKAAKIVRV; translated from the coding sequence ATGGCTCAAAAGACGGAGAAGGAAGAGACTGAATTCAAGGTACCGGAAACCCTTACCTTGTGCGTTAATAATTGTGGAGTTACTGGTAATCCTGCCACCAATAATATGTGTCAGAAATGTTTCAACGCTACTACCGCTGCTAGCACCTCTAATTCCACGGCGGCGGCTCCGAACACCTCAACGATAGCACCAGCATCTGGTGTCTCATCCTGCAGCGAGATCTTGACTAAATCACCGAGATCTAGCAAATCTCCCTCACCTGTGAGGAATCCGCTTCCTGAGTCGAGTCGAAAGGTGGAGACGTCGTCAGATCGGGGGAAATCTGATGAATCCTTGGCTGGGAGTGGGGTGAACCGATGCTCAGGGTGCAGGAGGAAGGTTGGGTTGACCGGTTTTCGTTGCCGGTGCGGAGAGCTGTTCTGTTGGGAACATCGATACTCTGATCGTCACGATTGCAGCTACGACTACAAGGCAGCCGGCCGAGAGGCGATAGCTAGAGAAAACCCGGTTGTCAAGGCGGCGAAGATCGTTAGAgtttga
- the LOC110619490 gene encoding zinc finger A20 and AN1 domain-containing stress-associated protein 8 has protein sequence MEHNETGCQVPLDAPKLCANGCGFFGTAATMNLCSKCHKDFVLKQEQAKFASSSLKFDANGNSSSSGNEPFVGGDLPDILTESLVSSSLASSASTLNMGGDTSVKAGPTRCSTCKKRVGLTGFSCRCGSIFCSVHRYSDKHGCTYNYQTAGRDAIAKANPVVKAEKLDKI, from the coding sequence ATGGAGCATAATGAGACAGGATGCCAAGTTCCTCTTGACGCCCCCAAGCTTTGTGCCAATGGTTGTGGATTCTTTGGAACTGCAGCAACTATGAACTTGTGTTCTAAGTGCCACAAAGATTTTGTATTGAAGCAAGAACAGGCTAAGTTTGCATCATCATCCCTCAAGTTTGATGCAAATGGTAACTCCAGCAGCAGTGGGAATGAGCCTTTTGTTGGTGGAGATCTACCGGATATTTTGACGGAGTCTTTGGTCAGCTCAAGCCTGGCATCCTCTGCTTCAACACTGAACATGGGTGGTGATACTTCGGTGAAAGCAGGTCCAACTAGGTGCAGCACTTGCAAGAAACGTGTTGGTTTAACTGGTTTTAGTTGTCGCTGTGGAAGTATTTTCTGTTCAGTTCATCGCTACTCGGACAAGCATGGTTGCACCTACAATTATCAAACTGCTGGACGGGATGCTATTGCCAAGGCCAACCCTGTTGTGAAGGCCGAGAAGCTTGATAAAATCTGA